In Paramisgurnus dabryanus chromosome 14, PD_genome_1.1, whole genome shotgun sequence, one genomic interval encodes:
- the tp53inp2a gene encoding tumor protein p53-inducible nuclear protein 2 isoform X2, translating into MFQRLTNLIFGSVTETTQEATLPKPGSPEVDEEDWLLVSTSGETFSEPSDGPTNVIESLSNTEKCAAVLDNDESIVEPEVPVTRSTGRVSQRFASQAGALIKVTQVGRLQRAQTRANRHSLGRNCIQRQNHVRQRLPQHNSRIRRVILHQPGHRSLKH; encoded by the exons ATGTTTCAACGGCTCACAAATCTGATCTTTggaagtgtgactgaaacaacTCAGGAAGCAACTCTACCAAAGCCAGGATCTCCTGAGGTAGATGAGGAGGACTGGCTCCTGGTCAGCACATCTG GAGAGACTTTCTCAGAGCCCAGCGATGGACCAACCAACGTAATAGAAAGTCTGTCAAACACAGAGAAATGTGCTGCAGTTTTGGACAATGATGAAAG CATTGTAGAGCCTGAAGTTCCTGTTACTAGAAGCACTGGGCGGGTATCTCAGAGGTTTGCCTCGCAGGCTGGCGCTCTTATCAAAGTGACCCAGGTGGGCAGGTTACAGCGGGCTCAGACACGAGCCAACCGCCACAGTCTTGGCCGCAATTGCATTCAGCGACAAAACCACGTCCGCCAGCGTCTTCCTCAACACAACTCTCGCATACGCCGTGTGATTCTGCACCAGCCTGGCCATCGCAGCCTTAAACACTAA
- the tp53inp2a gene encoding tumor protein p53-inducible nuclear protein 2 isoform X1 yields the protein MFQRLTNLIFGSVTETTQEATLPKPGSPEVDEEDWLLVSTSEGETFSEPSDGPTNVIESLSNTEKCAAVLDNDESIVEPEVPVTRSTGRVSQRFASQAGALIKVTQVGRLQRAQTRANRHSLGRNCIQRQNHVRQRLPQHNSRIRRVILHQPGHRSLKH from the exons ATGTTTCAACGGCTCACAAATCTGATCTTTggaagtgtgactgaaacaacTCAGGAAGCAACTCTACCAAAGCCAGGATCTCCTGAGGTAGATGAGGAGGACTGGCTCCTGGTCAGCACATCTG AAGGAGAGACTTTCTCAGAGCCCAGCGATGGACCAACCAACGTAATAGAAAGTCTGTCAAACACAGAGAAATGTGCTGCAGTTTTGGACAATGATGAAAG CATTGTAGAGCCTGAAGTTCCTGTTACTAGAAGCACTGGGCGGGTATCTCAGAGGTTTGCCTCGCAGGCTGGCGCTCTTATCAAAGTGACCCAGGTGGGCAGGTTACAGCGGGCTCAGACACGAGCCAACCGCCACAGTCTTGGCCGCAATTGCATTCAGCGACAAAACCACGTCCGCCAGCGTCTTCCTCAACACAACTCTCGCATACGCCGTGTGATTCTGCACCAGCCTGGCCATCGCAGCCTTAAACACTAA